From Chryseobacterium salivictor, a single genomic window includes:
- a CDS encoding efflux RND transporter permease subunit → MNKFIKNIIAFSLKNKAFTFIWVALLAICGYISFKNMPIEAFPDVTNTQMVIITQWNGRSAEEVERFVTTPVELSMSSVQKKSSIRSTTMFGLSIIKIIFDDGVDDAFARIQVNNQLRTVKFPEGAEPEVQPPYGPTGEIYRYILQSPKKDSRELLTLQTWVVDRALRGIPGVADVNVFGGQEKIFELSIDPRKLEQYNLTTSQVYNAVNQGNLNVGGDVIEKNGQSYVVRGIGLLKSIADIENVTIQNDHGNPILIKSVATVHESSLPRVGQAGFNNQNDVVAGIIVMRKGENPVEVLKLVKDKIEELNTKILPKDTKIITVYNRENLMDFTTKTIMHNLIEGIIFVTVIVFLFMADWRTTFIVSIIIPLSLLFAFLCLKIAGMSANLLSLGAVDFGIIIDGAVVMVEGIFVMLDHKAKKYGMERFNKLAKGGWIKTTGIGLGKAIFFSKLIIITSLIPIFAFQKVEGKMFSPLAFTLGFALLGALLLTLTLVPVLSHLLLNKNVREKKNIFVAFWERIVGKGLAFTFRNKKMSLLVSVAFLAVTLFSARFLGTEFLPPLNEGALWVTAEMPMSISLKESLKKTEQLKNTLRSFPEVTDVLSQTGRSNDGTDPNGFGFAQFSVSLKPKEKWTRKITMDGLIEEMDGKLKQYQGIIYNYSQPISDNVAEAVAGFKAENGVKIYGDNLNTLDKYAKQVYDILKEVDGVKEPGIIKNIGQPELSVVLDRNKMAQYGVSLSDAQSVLETAFGGKTASELFDGERKFDIRIRYAEEYRKDENDLALLMVPTQEGSLIPLKEIAEIHQDDGAAFIYRDNIQRYIGVKFSIRDRDLGSTIADAQKKVNQIKLPQGYSIGWTGQFENQERATKRLAQVVPISLVMIFFLLFILFGNLKDSLLVLANVPFALIGGIIALHMTGMNFGISAGVGFIALFGICIQNGVILLSEFHQNIKTGMDIASGILEGVKVRTRPVVMTAMMASVGLLPAALSTGIGSESQKPLAIVIIGGLVTATVLTLMVFPIIFWIFNKTKKSDLFYQN, encoded by the coding sequence ATGAATAAATTTATAAAAAATATCATTGCTTTTTCACTTAAGAATAAAGCCTTTACTTTTATTTGGGTTGCACTCCTGGCGATCTGTGGGTATATCAGTTTTAAAAATATGCCGATCGAAGCATTTCCGGATGTTACCAATACGCAGATGGTCATCATTACCCAGTGGAACGGTAGAAGCGCCGAAGAAGTAGAACGTTTCGTGACCACTCCAGTAGAATTATCGATGAGTTCCGTTCAGAAAAAATCCAGTATCAGGAGTACGACGATGTTTGGACTTTCTATTATTAAAATTATTTTTGATGATGGAGTAGATGATGCTTTTGCCAGAATTCAGGTGAACAACCAACTGCGGACCGTGAAGTTTCCCGAAGGTGCAGAGCCCGAAGTTCAGCCGCCGTACGGGCCAACCGGAGAAATCTACCGATATATTCTGCAAAGTCCGAAGAAAGATTCGCGTGAATTGTTGACGTTGCAAACCTGGGTCGTTGACCGTGCTTTGCGCGGGATTCCGGGTGTTGCAGATGTGAATGTTTTTGGCGGTCAGGAGAAAATATTTGAATTAAGCATCGATCCCAGAAAGTTGGAGCAATATAATCTGACGACCTCCCAGGTTTACAATGCCGTTAATCAGGGGAATTTAAATGTCGGCGGAGATGTCATCGAAAAAAACGGGCAGTCTTATGTGGTTCGGGGAATCGGTTTACTGAAATCCATTGCCGATATCGAAAATGTGACCATTCAAAATGACCATGGCAATCCTATTTTAATTAAAAGTGTCGCAACGGTTCACGAAAGTTCATTGCCAAGAGTCGGTCAGGCGGGCTTCAACAATCAGAATGATGTGGTCGCCGGTATTATTGTCATGCGGAAAGGAGAAAATCCTGTCGAGGTTTTGAAACTGGTTAAAGATAAAATAGAAGAACTGAATACCAAGATTTTACCTAAAGACACGAAGATAATCACCGTTTACAACCGGGAAAATTTAATGGATTTCACCACGAAAACCATTATGCATAACCTGATCGAAGGAATTATTTTCGTTACGGTAATCGTATTTCTTTTCATGGCAGATTGGCGTACGACTTTTATTGTGTCGATTATTATCCCGCTGTCGTTGCTGTTTGCTTTTCTGTGTTTAAAGATCGCGGGAATGAGTGCGAATCTGCTGTCGTTAGGCGCTGTAGATTTCGGGATCATCATTGATGGTGCCGTCGTCATGGTCGAAGGGATTTTCGTAATGCTGGATCATAAAGCCAAAAAATACGGCATGGAACGATTCAATAAACTGGCAAAGGGCGGTTGGATTAAAACCACAGGAATCGGTCTGGGGAAGGCGATTTTCTTTTCAAAATTAATTATTATCACCTCTCTTATTCCCATATTCGCTTTTCAAAAAGTGGAAGGAAAAATGTTCTCGCCTTTGGCTTTTACGTTGGGATTTGCATTGCTGGGTGCACTGCTGTTGACACTTACCCTGGTGCCTGTTCTTTCTCATTTGTTGTTGAATAAAAATGTGCGCGAAAAGAAAAATATTTTTGTAGCGTTTTGGGAACGGATTGTCGGAAAAGGTCTGGCTTTTACTTTTAGAAATAAAAAGATGAGTTTATTGGTTTCTGTGGCGTTTCTGGCAGTAACACTTTTTTCAGCACGGTTTTTAGGAACAGAATTCCTGCCGCCATTAAATGAAGGTGCCCTTTGGGTAACTGCAGAAATGCCGATGAGCATCAGTTTAAAAGAATCTTTGAAAAAAACAGAACAGCTTAAAAATACGCTGAGAAGTTTCCCTGAGGTAACAGATGTATTGTCGCAAACCGGCCGTAGTAATGATGGTACCGATCCTAATGGTTTTGGTTTTGCTCAGTTTTCGGTAAGCCTTAAACCAAAAGAAAAATGGACCAGAAAAATTACAATGGACGGTCTTATTGAAGAAATGGATGGGAAATTAAAGCAATACCAAGGAATCATCTATAATTACTCGCAACCGATTTCCGATAACGTGGCAGAAGCTGTTGCCGGTTTCAAAGCCGAAAACGGAGTGAAGATCTATGGTGACAATTTGAATACTTTGGACAAATATGCCAAACAGGTCTATGATATTTTAAAAGAGGTAGACGGCGTGAAAGAGCCGGGAATCATCAAAAATATTGGTCAGCCAGAACTGAGCGTTGTGCTGGACCGGAACAAAATGGCACAATACGGCGTGTCGCTCTCTGATGCACAATCTGTTTTGGAAACGGCATTTGGTGGAAAAACAGCTTCCGAACTTTTTGATGGTGAACGGAAATTCGATATCCGGATCCGGTATGCTGAAGAATACAGAAAAGATGAAAATGATCTTGCGCTACTGATGGTTCCCACTCAGGAAGGATCGCTGATTCCACTGAAAGAGATCGCCGAGATTCATCAGGATGATGGTGCGGCATTTATTTACCGCGATAATATTCAAAGATATATTGGAGTGAAGTTTTCGATCCGGGATCGGGATTTGGGTAGCACTATTGCTGATGCACAGAAAAAAGTAAATCAAATTAAACTACCACAAGGGTATTCAATCGGCTGGACCGGGCAATTTGAAAATCAGGAAAGGGCAACCAAGCGTTTAGCACAGGTAGTACCGATTAGTTTAGTTATGATTTTCTTCCTTTTGTTTATTTTATTTGGAAATTTAAAGGATTCTTTATTGGTTTTGGCGAATGTACCTTTTGCATTAATCGGTGGAATTATCGCCTTGCACATGACGGGGATGAACTTTGGGATTTCCGCCGGAGTAGGTTTTATCGCTCTTTTTGGCATCTGTATTCAGAACGGAGTGATTCTTCTTTCAGAATTCCACCAGAATATTAAAACGGGAATGGATATCGCTTCCGGAATTTTAGAAGGGGTAAAAGTAAGAACCAGACCGGTGGTTATGACAGCGATGATGGCGTCGGTAGGGCTTCTGCCTGCTGCACTTTCCACTGGAATTGGGTCAGAATCCCAAAAACCACTGGCGATTGTGATCATTGGCGGATTGGTTACAGCGACGGTTCTCACCTTAATGGTTTTCCCGATTATCTTCTGGATTTTCAATAAAACTAAAAAATCAGATCTATTTTATCAGAATTAA